Proteins found in one Thalassophryne amazonica chromosome 1, fThaAma1.1, whole genome shotgun sequence genomic segment:
- the LOC117514050 gene encoding adenosine receptor A1-like, which produces MNTSAGGCITTAPYDSRIHLKGLYIACEVVIAVLAIVGNVLVCVAVTWNKKLRTVTNYFLISLAVADILVGLVAIPCAVLTDLGRPRYNLPLCLLLLTILIVLTQSSILSLLAVAAERYMAILLPFQYQRIMSPRNARLALFITWSLGVVSGSVPLMDWQKQKADYEYCLFSCVVDMTYMVYFNFFCGLLLPLVAMFVIYAHIFVTVRRQLRRITICREAAEVRSTSVSRTTGTGIENSVTQGSAAGRTTGRGSGTEVAGVTEKATAETDAESGVGSLIETDTTTVFTKANIRSSSPTQCLSAPPNEGKSGTRVLHEARKATSLFMVLFLFMVCWMPIHCINCITLLCPQCDVPMSLTLAAILLSHANSALNPLLYAYRMKSFRRTLTGMCYQSSRLNQQ; this is translated from the exons ATGAATACATCCGCTGGTGGCTGTATAACGACGGCACCCTATGACTCCAGAATCCATTTAAAAGGCCTGTACATCGCTTGTGAGGTCGTTATTGCTGTGTTGGCCATCGTAGGTAATGTCCTTGTATGTGTGGCAGTCACCTGGAACAAGAAGCTTCGCACAGTCACTAATTACTTCCTG ATATCGTTGGCAGTAGCAGACATCCTGGTGGGTTTGGTGGCCATTCCCTGTGCTGTGCTGACTGACCTGGGCCGTCCTCGCTACAACCtgcctctctgtctgctcctgctcaCCATCCTGATAGTGCTCACACAG AGCTCTATTCTGAGCCTGTTGGCCGTGGCGGCAGAACGCTACATGGCGATCCTTCTGCCCTTCCAGTACCAGCGCATCATGAGTCCCAGGAATGCTCGGCTGGCGCTGTTCATTACTTGGAGCTTGGGTGTGGTTTCTGGTTCTGTGCCGCTCATGGACTGGCAAAAGCAAAAGGCCGACTATGA ATATTGTCTCTTCTCTTGTGTGGTGGACATGACCTACATGGTCTACTTCAACTTCTTCTGTGGCCTCCTGTTGCCACTTGTGGCCATGTTTGTCATCTATGCACACATCTTCGTCACCGTTCGCCGCCAGCTAAGGCGCATCACCATATGCCGGGAAGCGGCAGAGGTCAGGTCGACTTCTGTCAGCAGGACTACTGGGACTGGGATTGAGAACAGTGTAACTCAGGGCTCAGCAGctggaagaaccacaggaagaggAAGTGGCACAGAGGTGGCGGGTGTGACTGAAAAAGCTACGGCCGAAACGGATGCCGAGTCTGGAGTTGGATCTCTTATTGAAACTGATACGACCACAGTCTTTACAAAGGCAAACATCAGGAGCTCCAGTCCCACTCAGTGTCTATCCGCACCACCCAACGAGGGAAAATCAGGCACACGTGTGCTCCACGAGGCCCGTAAGGCCACCTCCCTCTTCATGGTGCTCTTCCTCTTCATGGTGTGCTGGATGCCCATCCactgcattaactgcatcacaCTGCTCTGTCCGCAGTGCGACGTACCCATGTCACTCACACTGGCCGCCATCTTACTTTCGCATGCCAATTCAGCTCTCAACCCTCTCCTGTACGCGTATCGAATGAAGTCATTCCGACGCACACTCACAGGGATGTGTTACCAGAGCTCAAGGTTAAACCAGCAGTAA